ctgttcatctggacgaatctcaaccagttataaaccctcaaccaaagaagtatcgaatcacacacaaactagctgagacgacgacttacaagtcggcagccaatgaacttgcgttatttgcccgagtgtacaggggtatgagcagtctatcctgaaggccatcgaaaccgcgaattttgcaggtctctagtgattgggccacagtttatctgaatgacactcggccaatgaaaaaccttcaacaaaagaagtatcgaatcactagcgtcccagttaacaggtgtcacgagtcagtagccaatgagcagatgtaattttcccgcgtgcatagaggatcatggagtaggatatcctacaggtcattgaaatcgcaaatttttccggtctctacctttGAGAAGCTAGTGTATGTGGAACATGTCGTGCGGGCTGTAGGCGGCGCAGGGCATCACCTTTGAGAAGCTAGTGTATGTGGAACATGTCGTGCGGGCTGTAGGCGGCGCAGGGCGAGCTCCGGCGGCACGCCGCCAGGTCGCAGCACTCGTCCTCGCCGCGCGGCGATTGGTCCGCCGGCCAGGGGTGGGCGGGGCCCGGCGCGCCGCCGCAGCGCCTCTGGTGGGCGGCCGCGCAACTGCCCGTGCTGGAGGTGATCATGTTGCCGCGGCTGCCGCCGATGCTGACCGTCACGCTGCCCATGCTGAGCGTGACGGGCCGCGGCTGCGGCGCCTGCAGCAGGCCCTCGAGGCGCTCGCCCATGCCCACCGTCTGGATCAGCGCGAAGATGTAGTTGTGCGCGAACCGCAGCGTCTCGATCTTGGTGAGCTTGGTGTCCTCGGGGAAGGTGGGCAGCACCCGGCGCAGGCGGTCCAGCGCGTCGTTCAGCAGGTGCATGCGCTGGCGCTCGCGGTCGTTGGCCTTCATGCGGCGGTGGCGCTTCATCTGCAGCACCTGCGCCCAGATGCCAGTCCTCACACCCATCTTCCCCGTCAAACATATCTGGGGCtgtctgtcaagtcggtttacggacgataattttacgtcataacgtcataagtagggaccggaaaaattcgcgtattcaatgacctctaggatagcctccgttatcctctgcacttctcaagtaaacacgcgtgttcattgggtactaaattgtgagtcgtctccactgggtagcttgtgattcgacgcttttttggtcgatagtctctcattggcccagagagctccagttaaaccgcgagccaatagcagaaccagcagaaatatacacatgtttgaatttcaacctatcacgaaatgaatccgcgaatttttccggtctctagtcataagtagagacccggaaaattcgcgggttcatttcgtgttatgctaaaattcaaataattatacctaagttttgcttctgtcattggttctctgttaatctggaggactgagagccaattagagaccctcactcatagaagtgtcgaatcacaggccacccagtcgagacgactcacaagtcagcagccaatgaacagttggcatttgcccgagtgtgtagaggatattggagactatcctgaaggtcattgaacccgcgaattttacgggtctctagtcaaaagtagagacccgtaaaattcgccggttcatttcgtgttatgctaaaattcaaacaattataccttagtgctgcttctgtcattggttcactgttaatctggaggactgagggccaattagagaccctcactcatagaa
The DNA window shown above is from Bacillus rossius redtenbacheri isolate Brsri chromosome 2, Brsri_v3, whole genome shotgun sequence and carries:
- the LOC134528981 gene encoding neurogenin-2-like; translated protein: MKRHRRMKANDRERQRMHLLNDALDRLRRVLPTFPEDTKLTKIETLRFAHNYIFALIQTVGMGERLEGLLQAPQPRPVTLSMGSVTVSIGGSRGNMITSSTGSCAAAHQRRCGGAPGPAHPWPADQSPRGEDECCDLAACRRSSPCAAYSPHDMFHIH